The Pseudoliparis swirei isolate HS2019 ecotype Mariana Trench chromosome 17, NWPU_hadal_v1, whole genome shotgun sequence sequence CAAACCATTGGAACATATAAAACTACAATATTAGTACGGCACCAAAATAATCATCGAGACATAGTCGTTGCAATCTCTGCAATAATGCACGTATGTCTTAATTTAAAAGACATACTTCAATTTCATTTCATGGTTCTTCAGAAATCTGCATTCGTTGGGTCCGACACTCGAGTTTGAACGACTTCTTTCTCGCCTCGCTTGGCGAAGTCAGAGACGGCGGTTCAACTTTGAGATtagctgtaacagtttagctccacgccttccttttttgtagtagttgttttcatccggtcactaactatcatgtcattccagatcctgcttcccatctcgtcagtccaactcccctcacctgcctctgatcacctcgttagtccctcattaccttcacctggtcctcgcGCTCTTCttacctgcagcccatcccctcagtccctcactatttagctccctcacttccacttgtcctctgccagattgtcttgtgtttttccgaccgagcccgcgagcgttccatagtttgattattctgtctgttccgatcttgacgacgcttgcagtaaagaatctttatttgaattatctgtctcatgagtcgtgcatttgggtccaccctaatcccgtcgtgacattAGCTCCGTCTCTCATCTCaatttcatgacctttgaacaTTGAGGATTAACTTCAAAAACGTCATACACCCCACAACATGGGATGATGTCAGATATGAGCTTGTGTCAACCCTAACAGGATTACATTAAGTAGAGGTTTGCCGTGCCTCCGAGGAGCAACGGGGCGCTTTGAGGCTTTGCGATCGGAAACAGAAAGCGCCGGTCTACCTTCTTGGCCGAGCTGCTTTCGCTCCACCAGGCTCTTGTATTCCTCCAGCACTCTCTCCGTGAGGCCGTTGAAAGGGTTGGGCGGAAGAGAGCGAGTCTGCTCCTCGTCCTCGACGATGAACGCCTGAttgaaaggagagaagaaaaaaatcatcacGGACActtgatttatatttttaattatcgcACTGTGTTtatcgttaccttcgcattgaaaatgcggaaggtaatgttttgatcgcggcgtatttatttatttgtatgcgtgttactcgcataactcaaaaagtattaaaccgaatcgcatgaaatttggtgggatgattggttattatccggggaccatttgattagattttgggatcgatcgggtcaaaggtcaaggtcatgaaaaggtcaacatcttctttttaccatagcacggtcaatttctatccaattggcatgcaactaatgccaaaatgttcataattcaatgcccaatcttgtgatatgcgaaggtatgcgctctaccgagtgcccgttctagttgttaatgtcattgtctattcttgcaccacccgccatgacacattccttgtatgtgtaaatatacatgGCCATAAAAAGGTTTTCCGATTCTGATGTCTTGCATTGTTCAGGGCGGAGAGGTAATTGCTCATGGGTAACAAGAACAACTGGTTTTAAATTTCCATACAAAACACGGACAGTTGTTTGAATCACAGGGTTGGTGACTAGTTCAAATGACTCCACCACGGGACGGAAGGACTGCTGCGCactcaaggtgcgttcacaccaaaagcgacgcgaTTTTTCCGCGCggccgaatcccatgaaaagtcaacgtacagacgcgtgtggctgcgatggacgcaacatttttccgggcggcgcagTGTGGGCGAGACGCGTTTACGGCGGCGCGTTTTGAGCGGCGCAATTattggagataagccccgcccctcacggagcttcacaacgcttatggcgtgaacacggcaaacGGTCGAgggagtaaactcacgcgttttgggcgacgcgacaaATCGCGTAGTTATTGGTGCGAACGCACCTTTAGGAAGGCGTTGCCATGTCTGCATTGTTCCCCTCTGACATCGGCTCTTTTTCTGTGTGTCTTTTGTTGAAtgcaatgttttgtttttacttgtgCGGCTCGTTAGTGAAATGTCCTGAATGGAAGCGTTGGAGGCTGAAATGTCCGTCGTGATTGTGTTTAGGGATTTAAAAACTGCGGCAGTGTTTTAGAAAATGTGCTTCAGCAATTAAAAACCGATAAACAGTGACACTTTCTGTATCTTGTGGCGCGGCCTCAACTGTGACgttgtaccttttttgaaatgCTAAGTATACTCACTGGGCCTTTTATGGTGTCCACAACGATGCCTGATAGTAACTGAGATTTTGGTCCCGAAGTCATCAGGTCACCTCTGTGCCGTTCTTTTATCTAAACAGATGCAGGCAACAAAATCATATTAAACTTGGTTCAGGAATATTGGACATGACACATACAATATATGTGTGTCACACATATGTTATAAACACACAACATATTACAAGAGTTCTTCAATTGATGATCAGCTTTGTGGTGGATTCTGTATGGACTGCATTCTACTGTAAAGGGATTAATGTCAGTGGAGCTGTATCGATTAATCTATTCAAATGTAGGGATCGATTCTGTTCTTTGTCATATATGACAGCAAAGTGAATAGTTTATGTTTTTTCCCCACTTTGGATTGAATACAACAACCAATTTGAAACATCAACTTGGGCTGtggaaaaatataataaagacaaaaacaagTAATGGAGGAAATAAATGGCAAATTAATCGATTGTTAGTTGCAGCCTTACTTGCCAGAAACTATTGATCAGCTGTAATTTATCAAATACAAATGATGTACCTAATTCTGTGCCATATATCACAGAGAATTcaatgtgtgagtgtatgagtgtaaatatgatttgagagatgtttgtaagttcacggtacaaaaggctaaaaaaggcattaaaagaagatgtatttctgttgtaggagtccaattatggaataatgttgaaatggatgtaagaatggtgaactcctttctggttttcaagggaattatttataaaacaattcttgagttataaatgtaattaaaaacgtattaatatggaagatgtatgtggtagtatatataaatatattttgttttttatttttgtttttttgttttattttcttctttatttaatattaattttctgatttattttgatttcaatttaggataggaatttataagcattttttgcttctacctataccttttcagtcgttctcttttgtatattatatcggataatgtattgtatttgatcgACTGAAtagaatacaaacaaacaatgttAAAATAGTGTGCGAGAGCTTCAAATGGACGTACCTTTTGAAAATACCAATTCTAATAATGATACAATGCAGACAGAATATGGATTCATTCTTTGAATGAGAAATATACATGTGAAAAAATGTCATGTTTCAACCGACCCTGTTCCTCTTATCCAAAACCTCGGTGGGATCAGTGTTGAGTGGGACAAACTGGTTGGGGTCCTCGATCTTTATTGATGTGCCGATGTTATTGCCGGGCTCGGACGACTTCATCCactggggaaaaaagagaataaagacAAATTGGGGAAAGAACTCAAATAAGATAAACATTGTATTTTTCAAGCTGACCACAAGAGGGCAGGCTAATACTGATATAGTGAGCTCCTTCCCAGGCCCAAGGGCTAGATGATGACATTCGGTGTTACAGTTTGACGTGAACATCAACGCACCATGGTCTTGGTCCTGGGGCTGACATCCCCGCTGGGCGAATGATCAGGAACATCGACCCTCAGGTAGCTGTTGGGCGAGTTGAGCCACCGGGTCCTTTCTCGCTGCTGCTTCTGCGCCATGAACTTGAAGGGGCTTCGCAGACCCGGCTCGCCGTCCTCCGGCGACACAGATGACACCGTGGCGGGGATCTCCACGTCATTCTTAGAGCGGGGTTTTTCACGGACAATGGGGTTCTTATAGGAGTAGCCTGTTCTGTATCCCTAGAAGCACAAAGAGGAGACGTTACTCGAACACACTAAATGAACAATGTTCCTTCTCCGGAGGTGTttatacatgttctccagataACACCCGTTACATTAGAGTGATCTAATGCCAATAAACACAATTCAAAGGATGCACAGGCCACCCAGGATCCACTTAGACAATGCttctaaatatttaaacaaCGCTGTGTATACAAAcagcgtttttgttgttgcagatgCGCCCAGTTTCAGAGGGAAAAGATACAACTTTGGTTTAAAGCAGTGTGTTGTTCACAATACATCAAAGACGAGTAGACAACTAGAAAACCGATGGGAATTTGCCGTGGGTGCAGAGTGTGGTCTGAAGCTCGAAGTGCAACACGACACTCGCAATCAAAATTGTCATTTTCTCGCAAGCAGTGTGACAAGTTTGATACCAGAAAATAAAAACCCTGCGTCGGGCTTTGATTGACACAATGTGGGGCAGTCCATCATTTGTTCACAGCATTGTTGACTGCCACTCACAGTTTTCAAGCATTTAGCAGCGTTTCTTCGTGTCTATGCGTGATTCACTAATACACCGCGATGAACGATACCCACCTGGCATGGACAGACTGACGTCCTGTTGCgtaacatttcatttagctgacgcttttatccaaagcaacttacattcATGTTTAGTCACACACAGAAGAACCGCTAGCGGGAACAATTCAAGTATCTTTCTCAAGGACAAattgcagggttcttacacattttgaccaatggattttcaggacttttccatgactttaaaccaaatttccatgaccaaactgaaatctcggtaaacatgaaaaatttagaaaatgttgcgtattgagagcgtacgccggcttatattttgagcgtctttctttaaccctcctgttacctttcgggtcaatttgaccccaggctgtttttcactgtgtcaaacatataagaaatatcaactttgttatatatttaaagggctatttaggtagtcaacaaacaaacataaagtacctcacacttaaacttgggaaacaatattaattctaataattttctggaggttttaattgctggggtcaaattgaccctgagggtaaaatgttagaaaatgtaaaggtaacaggagggttaaaaaatattaattatttcaaactcggcgtaaatgaacacgtgattataacaaatttccatgacttttccaaaagtttgatgatttaagttttttccatgacttttccaggcctggaaatgaccatttaaaaattccatgacttttccaggttttccatgaccgtacgaaccctgaaattGCCTCGGAACCCACCCCCCGATTGAAAGACGggcctgctcaccactgacccaGTCGCCTGTTGCAGTGAGTGCACTGGCCTTTGCACCCAGCGCCATATTCAAGTCTTTGAGACATCCAATTTCCTAAATTGCGAACACCAGAGTCCTTCCAGTGATCGTGTGGCCTCTGTGGTGGCGACTGCCCACAGCGCGCCTCTCCATCTGGAAGCGATGATTGTGGGCGGGCTATGATCACACGGAGCCAACACAGCTGCAGCTCACTCCAGCCGCACTCGTTAGCGAGACGCACACTTATACAGACAGTCTGACATGTTCTGTGTCTACAGAACGAGTCCGGGCCTTGCCAATAGCAGCGTGGTGGTCTAGCAGGGTTTTTAATTGACAGAAGGGCAGCCCTGCACAGCACCAACATCTTTAACCCGCAGACACGTTGGCCACagacggagaaaaaaaacagggtCTAATGACAATTACGCGAGTATCTGAAAAAAAGACATCAAAACGGAAAGCGCTGCATCCAATTACGCAATTTTGTCAGATTAGATGAACGAAAACACATGGAGCTTCATTGTGTTCCCTAATCAGACACTTCCTGAGGAAGCGCCTTACACAGGAAACTCAAAGCATCATGGGTAAAAGGCAGGGGTCAGGGTTCGCTCACCAGGTTGTCCAGCATCCTCATGAGAGACTCGAGCTCGGCCTCGCCCACTTTCCACTTGACCTCGTTGTCCATCACCGACCCGGCAGCGGCCACCCGCTGGGTCAGGGGCTTGAACTTCTCTCTGTCCAGGAGCACGAGGTTGTCCAGGCTGCCTGAACAGCCCAAAGCGTTCACCTAAACAAAAGGCAACTCACTTATTCTGGGATAcacatttttcacttttggaGTCACAAGCCATAGTACGACTTATCACATGACTGACGGTTTCCCCCAATTAATATGTGTGTATTCTGCAACGTCAAAACGTATCAGTCATATTTTGTCTTCTAAGATACAGTAGGATTTTCATTTTCAAAGGAACGTAATTATAAGACATATGGGCTTTTAATATGTGtcaaaaacaagagaaaaaacaacaaatacattccaCACACACCAGGATGGTGAAAAAACAAACCATCAGCCGAGCCCAAAAAAACCCAGCTGGAGTTTCTCTGAAGCACTGCAGGGTTCCGCCTGGCTCTGACTCTGAACAGTGCTGCCTGTCACATATTAGACTGAGCTTTATTTAAACCTGCTGTATGTTAGACATCAGCTTTCCTTTCATTTCAGGAACGGCGGTATTACTTTTCGATTTAATACCCAGTCTTGAGTGTAGAAGAAATGATAAAGATTGAGTGAAATGTGAAAGAAATGCTGGTGATAGTAATAATAAAGTGATTTAAACACATGTAGTTAGCTTATACATGTGTAAAAGTGTATCCAGGCGACCTTCAAGTTCAGAAATTGCTCTGGGAAAAATATCGCAAGTGACATAAAGAGGTAGTATAAAGAATAATAGTATCAAGCTTTTCAGACCTGGATTTCACACGCTTGCTGCGAGTGGTACACGTAGTGAAAAGCCTCTTCTATGGTTTCTCCCAAAGCGAGCAGCCCGTGGTTCCTCAGGATGATCACCTAAAAAACACACAGGCAACACCTGAGCCGATGCTCAACCAATATAATATAAGACTACAGCAAATACTCAGGGGTAAGATTTGGATTTTGAGGGGATTGCAAATACAGATGCAGGGTGGTAaatacacacttacaagtaaaagataattaaggggggtgccggggttgtttttgttgttgttgttgtctttttgttgttttggtttttttggaggcggggagggtatgtgtgtttgtatgcgtgtgtatatgtatatatatgtatgtgtgtgtgtgtatgggtatgtatatgtgtgtatatatatgtttatgtctgacatttttgtacttgttttatgtttatatcactaaacgaataaaaaaaagtaagtgacaaaaaaaaatactacAGCAAAACCAGATATCTTAAAGTACATCAATAACATGAATCAATGTGTTTGTTAATGAGCAAATATTCCTGTATCAACATTCATGGAAGCCGTAGTGCTGATACCGTCCCTGCATCTTAAATCCAAATGCCACCCGAAATCAAAAAATACATTGAGCCCGTCTGGTTGTTTTGAACGGTGAACAAATTTCACAATCAACCGAGCTGTCTCCCTGGGGTGACGATATGAGCACCAGGAGCTGAATAGATGCTGTCGACAGGTGTTTCTCATATTCTGTCCCCGTCATGTATGCAAATGAGTCATATGCGTATTCGCTTTCTCGTGGGAGTTGGATAAGCCACCTCTTGCATTTTAAAGACCGGTCGCTGTGAGCGCCTCTGTTGCTCACTAAAAACATgtcagcatatatatttatatatttatccctgcacttctcgcactctccacttcttcttgcactactgtttcacagctactgtatatagccattccgccttgtatatactttcttaagtcactttcttaaacttcttagaccgttgcactgtttgttttgtactgcactgttttgtttttgttttgtattgtgttgtaatgtatatttgtgtaagcacactgagagtcactttaccaagccacattccttgtttgtgcaaactgacttggccaataaaacctgattctgattctgatgttgaTTTGTTTAGAGTGTCTATCTCTGGACACTGCCGGGCTAGCTGCCTTCTCCCAGTCTTTTAACTCAAGTTAATCGTCTCTTGGCTTTAGCGTCATATGCAGCAGACAAATATCTGTCATGACTCAgagtttgtgtcttattttgaagtccttgtgtcgtctgtctccctgtgattgtctgccctggtcctgattgtttccttctgtgtgattgctggccccgccctcattgtgtccacctgtgtctcgttccccgttgtccaatcacctccgcctgcctgtgtatttaaaccctgtttgtatcGTTCCCCAGTGGTGGCATCGTACGGTTTGGATCGTGTGTGTCGTCCTGTGTTACCTGTCTAGTTggaagttatgtcggcatttgggtcctctctctctacggCGACACGTGACAATATCAATCAGTATCAATCTTATCATCCGTCATATTTATGCAAAATGCAAAACTGTACGAGTCATCAGTGTTTCTAATGTTCTGTTACCTTAATGCGATTGTGAGATGGTGACAGAAGTTAgttagcaaaaataaataaaaaatgcatcatTTGTGTGACACACTTCAGTTCCGGTTGTGCAATCAATCTCCGGTCATAACTCGTGACTTCCAACGCCCGCTATCCTATGAGGATGAGAGCCTGTCGCCAATGGAGTCCCTTGGTTTGACGGTACCTTGGCAGTCGGGCCCAGAGCTTTCTGGAACTCCACCTTCTCCTCTTTATTATCCAGGCTGCCATGGTAACCACAGCAGCTCACATCGCCAAGAAGCAAAGCCTCCTGGGAAATGGGCAGGACTCCACATTTCATCGCGGACACCTGTTAACGTGTGATAAAAGCAAAAAAGCTGTGACGCACCGACATATAAATAGAAGCACGTGTTTCGCTATCGGGCACACACAAAAGTTGACACAGTGCCGTTCATCACGAGCGGTGCATTTTACAGCCGAGCTTCAAAGGACATTTTAAAAGCCCGTTACAGGGCGCCTGCATCTAAAATAAagagcgggggggagggggggctgctTTTAATTCCGCCTTCTCCTCGGTTAATAAATAATCATTTAGCAGCAGCTTTTATGCTTTAAATAAGCCCGCCTGGAGTGTACTTACAGCAGCTGTAGCGGGGGTATGTATATGGATGATGCATCTCACGTCGGGGCGCATCGAGTAAATGGCGGCATGAGGAGCAAACCCAAAGTGGTCGATGCCCAGATCAGTAGAACCCTGGTCCACCACCTCACCAATTATGTTTACTTTCACCTAAACAtggcaggagaaaaaaaaagaagaagagcccaagtcattattttaaatacaaaatatgtgaACCATTAACGGTGCCCTGTGGAGTTTTCTTGTAAACAAACGAAGCTGCTTGAGGCCCAACAAAGCGttgactttatttatttcctcataAAACAGCTGCAATGCAGTTTCCCCCTTCAATATAGATCGTAAGCTGCATCATTCACATCCTAGTTTGCTTGCTAGCATTCTCATTCCTCCCTACCTCTGGCTGGAGCATGACTGTGTTGAGTCGCCTTCATGCTCGATTGTCTGCATGTGGCTCATTATCCCCATGTGCACACATCCGATCTGGGATTTGTATGCCATGTGTCCCCTGTGGGCATTCATGACGTACAAATAAAACAAGGACCCACACAAGAAAGCGCTCAATGGTATCATTATAAAACGTTTTTTTCCTGACGAATGGGTGGCTCCATAAGCACTACTCCGGGTCAAACACTTAATTCATTCATCATGTGTCTTCTGTAGACATGATATGTTGATTAAAATGATCCGTACACTGATAATCCAAACATTTCCGCATCAGCTTTTTGCCCCGGACACAGCAGTCTGCACTCATGATTGGAAGATGACAACAAAACAAGTCCTTGTGCTTACCAAATTTGCTGCCGTCACCTCAGCGAAAGACAGACCTCGTGGACTAATAAGAACATGGTCCTGCTCTTTACTCACACGCACCTAAAACACAATGCACGTGTTATTCAAATCCAATCTAGGTTACAATAAAATTAATAACAGGAGACAGACATTCTGAAATGTCTGTGATGTTACAGTGTATGATCTTAGACTAaactgtatacatatacatagatacagtatatgtgtatatgtacggatgtatatacatgtgtatgcatgtatatatatatatactggatatgtgaatatatatatatatactggatatgtgaatatatatatatgtgtgtgtgtatacgtagaaacatatgtgtatatctatTTCTGAACCCAAtgctaaatatatacacatgtgtatgcatatatatatactgtatatgtgaatatatatatatattagtgctgtgaaaaataacgcgttaactcagttaatccaattacaggtttaactatttttttttttaacgcatttaacgcatgcgcagaatgagcttccaatccgtctgttgttggtcgtcgggacgaaaaaaaagtcacttgcaaaatgagcttccaatccaccactgaacaattaatcagactcttccatctgcactatctgcactttttgactactgtctttaatgtcttttttatatttatcccgcttattgtatattgtgtgtgtgtataagtacggaagagcaaagtgtaaccggagtcaaattccatgtatgtgcaaacctacatggccattaaagctgattctatttctattcaatctgaactctgtccgctctcatgcagacggtctgttcatcggtaatgatccttccgcaggttcacctgcggaaaccttgttacgacttttacttcctgtagatcagggtctcaacacgtcgatcgcgacctgccagtcgatcgcggcgtagtgtcggtagatcgcatgacattaaaaagattggcccgccccctgacatgttctctagagcacgtctttgttcttttattaaactaaacgtctgttgttgatcgatctccacagcagcatgtcatctctgtctcttcgcgttgcgttaacacttatcgatctccgtctggcgcgccacagagctccgtcttgcgcgcatcgaccgagcaaaaaaagtcacttgtcaatctgtccacctttagattgtatcatggtggagttaatggttgacaaacaagagaaaaatgctctgtttaaccctcctgttacctttacatttacgaacatattttaccctcgggtcaatttgaccccagcaattaaaacctccagaaaattattagaattaatattgcttcccaagtttaagtgtgaggtactttatgtttgtttgttgactacctaaatagccctttaaataaataaaaaagatgatatttctgatatgtttgacacagtgaaaacagcctggggtcaaattgaccccaaagaacaccgacattaaacattgaatggggtcaaattgacccgaaaggtaacaggagggttaaacattctgtttaggatgaagatgtattaatgttccatatggaagaaaactgctaaataactgctgagttgcagcaccattgtatagaagaatgtataaatgtatatatccgtcttttgtcataaatctctatgttctc is a genomic window containing:
- the add3b gene encoding adducin 3 (gamma) b yields the protein MSLVEVRQVAGSLTLSLSNNDPKERYLGRVDDIDLRSKNLSPDLRQDFNMMGQKKRVTQILQSPVFKDELEGLIQDQMTKGNNPTGLLALRQIADLVMASTLGGAGPLTSPISIGMVTPVNDLFGMESPSFAKGERQSRCGLAGLYRLVDLFSWARFTTSYNTVRVSKEQDHVLISPRGLSFAEVTAANLVKVNIIGEVVDQGSTDLGIDHFGFAPHAAIYSMRPDVRCIIHIHTPATAAVSAMKCGVLPISQEALLLGDVSCCGYHGSLDNKEEKVEFQKALGPTAKVIILRNHGLLALGETIEEAFHYVYHSQQACEIQVNALGCSGSLDNLVLLDREKFKPLTQRVAAAGSVMDNEVKWKVGEAELESLMRMLDNLGYRTGYSYKNPIVREKPRSKNDVEIPATVSSVSPEDGEPGLRSPFKFMAQKQQRERTRWLNSPNSYLRVDVPDHSPSGDVSPRTKTMWMKSSEPGNNIGTSIKIEDPNQFVPLNTDPTEVLDKRNRIKERHRGDLMTSGPKSQLLSGIVVDTIKGPAFIVEDEEQTRSLPPNPFNGLTERVLEEYKSLVERKQLGQEEDDDATDAEEMTTFDGSTISLSLSPVMTPAKQDPMPNGKDRSEETDEDLSVEVSKLSLSPSETVDVSVAPNEKSPKKKKTKFRTPSFLKKSKKRKDEKEKEKAEA